In Exiguobacterium sibiricum 7-3, a genomic segment contains:
- the hisB gene encoding imidazoleglycerol-phosphate dehydratase HisB, which yields MRRGTSERVSSESEIKVAVDLSGGPVEIKTGVGFFDHMLTLFAFQARIGLVIEAKGDLWIDAHHTVEDTAIVLGAALTEALGDKAGIERYGESRVPMDETLASVVLDFSGRPYTVFLAEFKNPKLGDFDTELAEEFFQGLSRSARMTIHAQVLYGSNTHHMIEGLFKALGRAVRQAVAVTGDGVPSTKGLIDQ from the coding sequence ATGCGTCGTGGGACAAGTGAACGAGTAAGTTCAGAATCAGAAATCAAGGTGGCGGTCGACCTCAGTGGCGGACCGGTTGAGATTAAGACGGGCGTCGGTTTCTTTGATCACATGTTGACGTTGTTTGCCTTCCAGGCCCGGATTGGTCTGGTGATCGAAGCGAAGGGCGATCTCTGGATCGATGCCCACCATACAGTCGAAGATACAGCGATCGTCCTCGGAGCTGCCTTGACGGAAGCGTTAGGCGACAAAGCCGGCATCGAACGGTACGGCGAATCACGTGTGCCGATGGACGAGACGCTTGCCTCGGTCGTCCTCGACTTCAGCGGTCGTCCGTATACGGTCTTCCTCGCCGAATTCAAAAATCCGAAGCTCGGTGATTTTGATACGGAACTGGCGGAAGAGTTTTTCCAAGGCTTGTCCCGCAGTGCCCGGATGACGATTCATGCCCAAGTCCTTTACGGCTCGAATACGCACCACATGATCGAAGGATTGTTTAAGGCACTCGGTCGTGCTGTCCGTCAGGCGGTTGCCGTGACCGGTGACGGCGTCCCGTCAACGAAAGGACTGATTGACCAATGA
- the hisH gene encoding imidazole glycerol phosphate synthase subunit HisH — protein sequence MIAIVDYGVGNIANIERALKELGEAVIVTSDLELLGQAEALVLPGVGAYAPAMARLEETGLIEFLQKQATKKPFLGICLGMQLLFESSDEDGQTQGLGILPGTVEKLPSDVRLPHMGWHQLTNHGEAVYFVHSYGAVCDPDWIVDSVEYGRLVPAIVQKDLVTGMQFHPEKSGEVGLKLLKEWRETTCNSTQQSI from the coding sequence ATGATCGCAATCGTAGATTATGGTGTCGGCAATATCGCGAACATCGAACGGGCGTTAAAAGAGCTCGGGGAAGCCGTCATCGTTACAAGTGATCTGGAGTTACTTGGACAGGCGGAAGCGCTCGTCTTACCGGGTGTCGGTGCCTATGCGCCGGCAATGGCCCGGTTAGAAGAGACGGGATTGATTGAGTTCTTACAGAAACAAGCGACGAAAAAACCGTTCCTCGGGATTTGTCTCGGGATGCAACTGCTGTTTGAGTCAAGTGATGAAGACGGACAGACACAAGGGCTCGGTATTTTACCGGGAACAGTCGAAAAGTTACCGAGTGACGTCCGCTTACCGCACATGGGCTGGCATCAGTTGACGAACCATGGCGAAGCGGTTTATTTCGTTCACTCGTATGGTGCCGTCTGTGATCCGGACTGGATCGTCGACTCGGTCGAGTACGGACGACTCGTCCCGGCCATCGTCCAAAAGGACTTGGTGACAGGGATGCAATTCCACCCGGAGAAGAGTGGCGAAGTCGGATTGAAATTACTTAAGGAATGGAGAGAGACGACATGCAACTCTACCCAGCAATCGATTTAA
- the hisA gene encoding 1-(5-phosphoribosyl)-5-[(5-phosphoribosylamino)methylideneamino]imidazole-4-carboxamide isomerase, producing the protein MQLYPAIDLMSGQAVRLKQGDFQQQTFFGDALTIARRFKEDGATAIHLIDLDGAKAGEPLHLSLIADIKKETGLFVEAGGGVRNIETVEAYVGAGIDRILIGTVALEDEALLEQMIERAGDKLAVALDAKDGIVQTRGWLEASDWTLERAIEHLIQKGIKTFLYTDISRDGMMQGPDVDGLNRLKRDGVELIASGGVTTVEDVARLKEIGMDGAVIGRALLDGSLSLKEVLRVC; encoded by the coding sequence ATGCAACTCTACCCAGCAATCGATTTAATGAGCGGACAGGCCGTCCGGCTCAAACAAGGTGATTTTCAACAGCAGACCTTTTTCGGGGATGCGTTGACGATTGCGAGACGTTTTAAAGAAGATGGTGCGACAGCGATTCACCTGATTGATCTCGATGGCGCCAAAGCCGGTGAACCTCTTCACTTGAGCCTGATCGCGGACATCAAAAAAGAAACCGGTTTGTTCGTTGAAGCCGGCGGCGGCGTCCGCAATATCGAAACGGTCGAAGCGTACGTTGGCGCCGGGATTGACCGGATTTTGATCGGCACGGTTGCTCTTGAAGACGAAGCGTTGCTCGAACAGATGATTGAACGGGCCGGTGATAAGTTGGCTGTGGCACTTGATGCCAAAGACGGGATCGTCCAGACACGCGGCTGGCTCGAAGCGAGTGACTGGACGCTCGAACGGGCAATCGAACACTTGATTCAAAAAGGCATTAAGACATTTTTATACACGGATATCTCCCGCGACGGGATGATGCAGGGACCGGATGTCGACGGACTGAACCGCTTAAAACGGGACGGTGTTGAACTGATTGCGTCCGGTGGCGTGACAACAGTCGAAGACGTCGCCCGCTTAAAAGAAATCGGGATGGACGGTGCCGTCATCGGCCGTGCCTTGCTCGACGGTTCGTTGTCGTTGAAAGAGGTGCTTCGCGTATGTTGA
- the hisF gene encoding imidazole glycerol phosphate synthase subunit HisF produces MLMKRIIPCLDVKEGRVVKGVKFQNLRDLGDPVAVAKYYYEQGADELVLLDISATQEGRDTMLDIVERVAEVIYMPFTVGGGIKTLEDAKRLIRAGADKVSLNSSALQNPQLIQDISRLFGVQATVVAIDAKRTGDSWGVFSHGGTQAVGRDAIEWAKEAVSLGAGELLVTSMDADGTKDGYDLELIQRLREVVNVPLIASGGVGTLEHLAEGLEAGADAALAASIFHEATYTMPETKDYLKARGVDVR; encoded by the coding sequence ATGTTGATGAAACGGATCATTCCTTGCCTCGATGTCAAGGAGGGGCGCGTCGTCAAAGGCGTGAAGTTTCAAAATCTGCGTGACCTCGGAGATCCCGTCGCCGTCGCGAAATACTATTACGAACAAGGTGCCGATGAGCTGGTATTACTTGATATCTCGGCAACGCAGGAAGGACGCGACACGATGCTCGATATCGTCGAGCGGGTGGCGGAAGTCATCTACATGCCGTTTACGGTCGGCGGCGGCATCAAGACACTGGAAGACGCGAAACGCTTGATCCGTGCCGGTGCCGATAAAGTCTCCCTCAATTCGTCGGCGTTACAGAACCCGCAACTGATTCAAGACATCAGCCGCTTGTTTGGTGTTCAGGCGACGGTCGTCGCGATCGATGCCAAGCGGACCGGTGACTCATGGGGCGTCTTCTCGCACGGTGGGACACAAGCCGTTGGACGGGATGCGATCGAATGGGCGAAGGAAGCCGTATCGCTTGGAGCCGGTGAACTGCTCGTCACGTCGATGGATGCCGACGGAACAAAAGACGGCTACGATTTGGAATTGATCCAACGCTTACGCGAAGTCGTCAATGTGCCGTTGATCGCCTCCGGTGGTGTCGGGACACTCGAACACTTGGCGGAAGGTCTCGAAGCGGGAGCCGATGCAGCACTCGCAGCATCGATTTTCCATGAAGCGACCTATACGATGCCGGAGACAAAAGACTACTTGAAGGCGAGAGGAGTCGACGTCCGATGA
- the trhA gene encoding PAQR family membrane homeostasis protein TrhA encodes MEELLAKGDSLKEEVASAITHGLGVIFSIVALVLLVLQASKSGSAWNITAVSIFGATMILLYLFSTLMHSLMHTKANKVLQILDHAGIYLLIAGSYTPFALITLRGPLGWTLLGIVWGVGILGIIWKLYSTGKHVWISNASYLILGWCCLFAIKPMYEALGLQGFLLLLGGGLAYSLGVIFYVWARLPYNHAIWHLFVLAGSILIFLSIFYYVAPASAPLS; translated from the coding sequence ATCGAAGAGTTGCTTGCGAAAGGCGACTCGTTAAAAGAAGAAGTGGCTAGTGCGATCACGCACGGACTGGGTGTTATCTTCAGTATCGTCGCTTTAGTATTGCTAGTCCTGCAAGCCTCGAAGTCGGGCAGTGCCTGGAACATCACCGCCGTCAGTATCTTTGGTGCGACGATGATTTTACTCTATCTGTTCTCGACGCTGATGCATTCGCTGATGCATACAAAAGCCAATAAAGTCCTGCAGATCCTCGACCACGCGGGAATCTACTTATTGATTGCCGGGAGCTATACGCCTTTCGCCTTGATCACGTTGCGCGGACCACTCGGTTGGACGTTGCTCGGCATCGTCTGGGGTGTCGGGATACTCGGGATCATCTGGAAATTGTATTCGACCGGAAAACACGTTTGGATTTCGAACGCCTCGTATTTGATTCTCGGCTGGTGTTGTCTATTCGCAATCAAACCGATGTATGAAGCGCTTGGTTTACAAGGATTCCTTCTCCTGCTTGGTGGGGGACTTGCCTATTCACTTGGTGTCATCTTTTACGTCTGGGCACGCTTGCCTTACAATCATGCGATTTGGCATCTGTTCGTACTCGCCGGCAGTATCTTAATTTTCTTGTCAATCTTCTATTACGTGGCGCCGGCATCGGCACCGCTGTCTTGA
- a CDS encoding TVP38/TMEM64 family protein — protein sequence MKNLKLRDWLPFTLYMLMGVGLLLYFRFSGMMEQFDIQALSDWIRQQGAFGMLLYILAYTIRPLVFFPASLLTVFGGYTYGPWIGTILDVVGAGTGSLLSFWIARLLGRRGIEKIIGTGKLTALDERIATNGFVVVLIVRLIPLFPFDAISYASGLSKIKFRQFALASYLGIIPGAFVYNNIGASLRDPFSWQFFFAIFLYLLFFTVGFFAQRMLRKKQNNEHM from the coding sequence TTGAAAAACTTAAAGTTACGGGACTGGCTCCCGTTTACACTCTACATGCTGATGGGTGTTGGACTGCTCCTCTATTTCCGTTTTTCGGGAATGATGGAGCAGTTCGATATTCAAGCGTTGTCTGACTGGATTCGCCAGCAAGGCGCCTTCGGCATGTTGCTGTACATATTGGCTTATACAATTCGTCCGCTCGTCTTTTTCCCGGCGAGCTTGCTGACAGTCTTTGGCGGTTATACCTATGGTCCGTGGATTGGAACGATTCTCGACGTCGTCGGTGCCGGAACCGGCAGCCTGCTCAGCTTTTGGATTGCCCGCCTGCTTGGTCGGCGCGGGATTGAAAAAATCATCGGTACCGGCAAACTAACAGCGCTCGACGAACGGATTGCGACGAACGGATTTGTCGTCGTCTTGATCGTCCGGCTGATTCCGCTGTTTCCGTTTGACGCGATCAGTTACGCGTCGGGGTTATCGAAAATTAAATTCCGGCAGTTTGCACTCGCCAGTTACCTCGGTATCATTCCGGGCGCGTTTGTCTACAACAACATCGGTGCGAGTCTGCGGGATCCGTTTTCCTGGCAGTTTTTCTTTGCGATCTTCTTATATCTCTTATTTTTTACCGTCGGTTTTTTTGCACAACGGATGTTACGGAAAAAACAAAACAATGAGCATATGTAA
- a CDS encoding proline dehydrogenase family protein, whose protein sequence is MERVLRDGFIFLSQNKTLNGLAKRYGLKFGAGRFVAGDSLEASKRAIQDLNSKGLCVTMDHLGEFISTVGEAEMMTQECIRAVEMIAEEKLDSQLSLKLTSLGLDISDELIRSNMERILTRAKEVGVFVTIDMEDEPRCEKTIQLFEELRQSFDNIGTVIQSYLYRSEDDIKRVGRFETNLRIVKGAYKEPATVAFPEKEDVDHNYIKLVKLQLSLGNYAAVATHDDAMIEQIIRYAKDNGIGNDKFEFQMLYGIRVERQLELVKLGYKVRVYVPYGRDWYGYFMRRLAERPANVAFVLKGMVKG, encoded by the coding sequence ATGGAACGAGTATTACGGGATGGTTTTATCTTTTTATCGCAAAACAAGACATTGAATGGTCTGGCAAAACGGTATGGTCTTAAATTCGGTGCAGGTCGCTTCGTCGCGGGGGATTCACTGGAAGCCTCAAAACGCGCGATTCAGGATTTGAACTCAAAAGGATTATGCGTCACGATGGATCACCTCGGTGAGTTCATCTCAACGGTCGGAGAAGCGGAAATGATGACGCAGGAATGTATTCGTGCAGTGGAAATGATTGCGGAAGAGAAACTAGACTCGCAACTTTCACTGAAATTGACGTCACTTGGTCTTGATATCTCGGATGAATTGATCCGCTCGAACATGGAACGGATTTTGACACGGGCGAAGGAAGTCGGCGTCTTCGTCACAATCGATATGGAAGATGAGCCGCGTTGTGAAAAAACGATTCAATTATTCGAAGAATTACGTCAATCCTTTGATAATATCGGAACGGTCATTCAGTCTTACTTGTACCGGTCGGAAGACGACATCAAACGTGTCGGACGATTCGAGACGAACTTACGGATTGTCAAAGGCGCGTATAAAGAGCCGGCAACGGTCGCCTTCCCGGAAAAAGAAGATGTTGACCATAACTACATCAAGCTCGTCAAACTGCAACTCTCACTCGGTAACTATGCCGCAGTCGCGACGCATGACGATGCGATGATCGAACAGATTATCCGCTATGCGAAAGACAACGGTATCGGGAACGATAAGTTCGAATTCCAGATGCTGTACGGCATCCGCGTCGAGCGTCAGCTTGAACTCGTGAAGCTCGGCTATAAAGTCCGCGTCTACGTCCCGTACGGTCGTGACTGGTACGGTTACTTCATGCGCCGTTTGGCGGAACGTCCGGCGAACGTGGCGTTTGTCCTTAAAGGCATGGTTAAAGGTTAA
- a CDS encoding DUF2785 domain-containing protein, producing MEVTEQQLKMQLQQEDTIISEELLDQMLHHIGSLDPVLRDDLIFSKLAEWIMSGEFTVTSAKRIVSFVLSPDGLFYKMKTSDDTAVFTRSFSALLLAVVLETDAAHPQLEEKTYEQISNQLLEYLSNETDFRGFVPDYGWAHSIAHIADAYDAWFKHPRCQVRNEQAAIARFIEILMTPDYVFIDEEQERVITAWLAARERGMTDEIFFTTIETSVQALLDLPVNWSDERFTVLRNTKQLLRTLYFRVKWQDKTSMLPEQIEHFLFQIHQQYQ from the coding sequence ATGGAGGTAACGGAACAGCAGTTGAAAATGCAGCTGCAACAAGAGGATACTATTATTTCGGAGGAACTGCTTGATCAGATGCTGCACCACATCGGCAGTTTGGATCCGGTCCTTCGCGATGACCTGATTTTTTCAAAACTAGCGGAATGGATCATGTCAGGAGAGTTCACGGTGACGTCTGCTAAACGAATTGTCTCGTTTGTACTCAGTCCGGACGGCTTGTTTTATAAAATGAAGACTTCCGATGATACAGCAGTCTTTACCCGTTCGTTTTCAGCGTTGCTTCTTGCAGTAGTACTAGAAACAGACGCAGCGCATCCACAACTGGAGGAGAAGACATACGAACAGATATCTAATCAATTATTGGAATATCTGAGTAACGAAACCGACTTTAGAGGATTTGTTCCTGACTATGGTTGGGCGCATAGTATTGCCCATATTGCCGATGCCTACGACGCTTGGTTCAAGCATCCCCGGTGTCAGGTCAGGAATGAGCAAGCGGCGATTGCCCGGTTCATCGAGATTTTGATGACACCAGACTATGTTTTTATCGATGAAGAACAGGAACGTGTCATCACAGCTTGGTTAGCGGCAAGAGAACGAGGAATGACAGACGAAATCTTTTTTACGACGATTGAGACATCAGTCCAAGCCTTGCTTGATCTACCGGTGAATTGGAGCGACGAACGATTTACTGTCCTCCGCAATACAAAACAATTACTACGGACACTGTATTTTCGGGTGAAATGGCAAGACAAGACATCCATGCTCCCAGAACAAATCGAACACTTTTTATTTCAAATCCATCAACAATATCAGTAA